AAAATTGGCTACATTTCCCCAAAATATGTGGCAGAGCTGAATAGTAAAGTAAGCAATGCTATTAAAACCAATGCTTCCATTGATACATATAAAGACTTGTATTACACGCTAGCAAATGCCGAGGTGAATAGTGGTATAGCTGGTTATGCATTTTCAGTTCCACACATAGTCGTTGTTAGCAACTATACAATAAAAGCTGTTGTAATAGGTGAAATAACATCGAAAACATTCTGGAATAATATAACATCCTCAACACAACGCATTATAATGTTTGGCCGGACTACGTGTCCTCATTGCCACAACATGTATGAATTCTTCAACAAGTACTACAAAAACATGACAACTTTTATCTGGCTTGATGCAAAACAGTGAAGAACTAACTTCATTTAATATTCGATACTTTGATGCTGCACTACTTACATTAACTCATGTTTTCTTATAACTGGTTTTGTCCACGAACCTTTCGATACCCATGCAACAGAGGCTATGCCTGAGAATATGTTGCTTAGTGCAAATGCTATCCAAATTCCTGTAGAGCCCATGTACTGTGATAGTATGTAGCCTAGCAGTATTCTTATTGCCCATAGTCTTACAATTCCTATTATTGTTGGATAGAGTGTGTGACCAGAGCCTCTACCAACAGACATTCCAACAAAGAATAAGCCAAAGAATGGAAGTGTTGAAAGTGCATAGGTGAGAAAGTTCTCTGTTTCCCTATATATATTGCTAGATACTGGGTCTTCTAATGTTAGAAACAGTGATATGATGCCTCTTCTAATGTTGTAAACAACTAAAGCCCCTACTGCAACACTTGAAGCAACTACTAGAATGGACATTTTTGCGTAGTGTTTTGCTTTATCAATTTTTTCAGCACCAAGACATTGACCAACTGCAATAGCTGTTGCCTGTGTTAATCCAAACAATGCAGCATCTGCAACATCGATAACAGTAAATCCTATTCCCCAAGCAGATGCTGCTACAACACCAAACATGTTTATTAGTCTTAGCTGAAATGTGAATGCAAGTGAGTTGAGAATGTTCATAGCAAGTACAGGAGTGCCTATGCGAATTACTGACTTTAGCCAAAAACTGTCTATGTCTCTTGTAAACATTTTCTTTATGAACGGAAATCTCTTGGTAGTTGCATAAACAAGTATTGCACCTCCAACAGCACGAGACAAAACAGTGGCTATGGCTGCTCCAGCAACCCCCATTCTTGGAAAAATCCACATCCCCATAATCATTAGCGGATCTAGAACAACATTCAACAACGCTGAAACAGCGTTAACTATAGACGGTGTTCTTGTGTCTCCAATGCTTTGAAGAATAGTTGAAAAACATAAAACAAAGTAGCTTGCAGAAAGATCAAATGCTATTATTCCAGAATACTGCATAACAGCATCGTAAAGCTCCTGGGGAACAGATGTTACAGTACCAAACATTAAAGGTCTGAGCAGGTAATATGCTAAACCAAAGAATATTCCAAAAGATGTTGAAACAGTAATGTACTGTTTAACAGCTTCAGCTGCTTCATCATACATTTCAGCACCAACATACTGAGAAATTAGTGCTTGATTAGCAGCTCCCAAAGCCATGGCAAGAGCCTGGAAAAGCATAACTGTTGGCCAGATTTGTCGAGGAACACTTACAAAGATTGGTGAGTATTGGGAAAGCCAAAAAGCATCAACAATGTTATAGGAGATGTTAACAAGCTGAACCATGATAATGGGAAGACCAAGCCAAAGTAAAGTTTTGGTGGTAGAGCCATTCAAAATCCTATCTCTATATTCATTAAAAAATCCTCTGCCAAGCCTACTCAACTAACTCTCACTTCACTAACAATATATTCTTCAATTTTATTTTATTTAGACTCTAAACTAATTATATTTAATTTAGTATTGCATCAAGCCCTAGTATATAAATTTTTGTATTTTGTATGGATAGAAGTAAACACGGTTTTACAGTGAAATATGTTCACGTTCTGTGGTATTGTCTACACCGAAAAGTTTTATAGACTCCAACTCTATGTTTTAGAATGTGATGGAAATGAAGTATGTGAGAATTTCTCATAATAGTGGATTAAAAGTTTCTGTATTGTGTCTAGGCACGTGGTATTTGCCTAGAAGCAATACAAAGGATAGTTTTGGCATATATGAAGTTGATGTTGATGGGACTAAGAGGTTGTTGAAAAAGGTGATTGATGCTGGAATAAACTTTATAGATACTGCTAATAGGTATCACGGAGCTGTTGCACCAGTTCCACTTACACATGTTGGCTATGTTGAGAAGCTTTTGGGGAAGTTGCTCAAGGAGCTTAATGTTGATAGAGAGAGTCTTGTCATAGCAACAAAGGTTGGTGGTGACATGGCTTCTTGGCCAAATGGAACAGGGCTTAGCAGAAAGCATGTAATGTGGCAAATTAGGGAAAGTTTAAGTAGGTTGCAGATGAGCTATGTAGATATATACTATGCCCATAGATTTGATCCTGAAACACCAAAGAGAGAGGTTATGTCAACTTTTAACGATCTTGTTAGAATGGGGCTTGTTAGATACATTGGCATGAGCAATATACCTGCTCCCGACTTGGTTGAGTATCAAATGATTGCTGATGAATATGGCTATGAACCTATAACAGTTCTTCAATATAGATACAACTGGCTTGATAGATCAATAGAATCTGATATAATACCTGTGGCAAAAAGATTTGGCATGGGCTTAGCAGTATACTCACCCCTAGCCCAAGGTCTTTTAACAGGAAAATATGTTGATGTGAAAACAGGAAAATGGGTTATTCCACCAGGGTCAAGAGGGGAAATATCTGAGGGGCTGAGAACAATGTTTACAGACGAAAACTTGAAGAAGTTGATAAAATTTGTTGAATTTGCACAATCAAAAGGTGTTACACCAACGCAACTAGCAATTGCATGGATATTGAAAAAATCTGAAGAGTTTAATACACCAATAATACCCATTATCGGAGCGACAAAGGAAAACCACATTGATGAAGCTGTAGAAGCTCTAAAAGTGAATTTAACTTCTGATGATATGAAAGCACTTGATGAGATAAGCAAACAAAGTTAATATTTTTCTACTCTAAAGTTTTTACCCCAAAATTTTCTGCATCTTGAGTGTTACTGTTACACACAAGTGAATTTGTTATAGGCGCAGATTTTATAAGCTCTGTAAGAGTATACTCAGGCTTGAGGTGAGTGAAACATGATAAGAACAGGTATACTCAGATCAGTAACAACATCAATAAGAAACGTGTTTAGCAAAAACAGAAATGGCGCTTCCAACTCTGAGAAGAGCAGTGTGGAGAGTGTTGAAAGCATTGTGATATACAGCAACAATAGAATGAGAGACTTAGTAACATGCATACCAACATTACCTGCACCAGTATGTTTTGAAAGGGATAGAGACGGCTACATAAAGATTATGTAGAGAAGCACACTGTTTTATAGAAACATGCACTAAAAACTAGTGATTTTTTCAAGTAGGAAAGAAAGCATTTTTCTTGCGTTTTCAAGCATCCAGTGATTGTTATTGAAAAACACATACACTTTTTTAGGGTTTAAATCAATTATTTTTGTTGCCAATTCTTTTAACTCTTCATCAGAATATTCATAAGAATACCACTCCATTCTTCCGTGAAGCCTCAAATAAACTATGTTATTGCTGGAAGCAATCCAAGTAGCTATTGGAGAATCTATGGAGACAAGAGTTATACCCAATTTTTTCGCTAGTTCAATTGTTTCTTTGCTAAACCAACTAAGATCCCTAAACTCAACAGCTAGTCTATGGCCCAAGCCACTACTTTTGGAAAACATTTCAAGCTTTGCCACATTGGCTTCGCTTTTTCTAAATGTTGGAGGCATTTGAAATAGGTAAAAGTCTATGTAGGAATCGAGAGACTTAAACAACTCAAAAAACCTTTTCCAAATCTCATAACAATTCTCACTTAGTCTATGAACATGTGTTATGCTTCTATGAACCTTAACAGACCATCTAATTGGTTTCAAAGCAGTTTTTCTAGCCCATCCAACAACCTGGTTTCTGAATGGGAATCTATAGAAAGAAGCATTAAGCTCAACAGCATTAAGTTGAGAATTTCTCAAATACCAATCAAATGTGCCATCCTCATTCCAATCATACATCCAACCAGATGTACCAACATAAACCTCCATCTTTCAATTCCATTTTTTGGATTCTGATCCTGGTTCTATTGTTTGAGAGTTTCTATTTGTGTATTCTTTTAGTGTTCACTATAAATTGTGTTGAATTGGAGTTAAAAGCTTTTTAGCTAGATAAGCTCATGTGATGGTAATGATCATAAAACATCAATAGTGTAAAGAAATCATTGTTGCAATGCATGCATTGCAATGTGTGAATTGTTTGATTAAGGACGTAACATAAATTTGAACCAAAAGATGAAATTAGAAGAAAAGCTTATGTGATGTTAAATTTCTTGAATATGAGGACCTTGGCAGGATCTATTGCTATTGTAAACAATGCTGAGTATGCTAATGCAGCAACTGTTTTGTCTAGGCCTATAGGTGTTATTATTCCTCCTAATGATCCTAAGGCGATAAATGTTGCTATAACCCCGATTATTGATATTGCAAGTTCTCTACCTGGTTTAGATTTCCAGAACCAGCTTCTTTCCCTAACTATGAGAACTCTGAATTGGCTTGTGAAAACCATTATAAGTAGTATGAATGTTTGCATTTGTTGCATACTGAAGTGGTATATTGTTTGCCCTAGGTATATCGCTATTAAACCTTCTATCAAAAGCAGTACACCAAGTATTGTTGAAGCCGAGGCCAATTCTTTGAATCTCCACTTGCTTGGATT
The DNA window shown above is from Ignisphaera cupida and carries:
- a CDS encoding DUF72 domain-containing protein, giving the protein MEVYVGTSGWMYDWNEDGTFDWYLRNSQLNAVELNASFYRFPFRNQVVGWARKTALKPIRWSVKVHRSITHVHRLSENCYEIWKRFFELFKSLDSYIDFYLFQMPPTFRKSEANVAKLEMFSKSSGLGHRLAVEFRDLSWFSKETIELAKKLGITLVSIDSPIATWIASSNNIVYLRLHGRMEWYSYEYSDEELKELATKIIDLNPKKVYVFFNNNHWMLENARKMLSFLLEKITSF
- a CDS encoding MATE family efflux transporter, which gives rise to MSRLGRGFFNEYRDRILNGSTTKTLLWLGLPIIMVQLVNISYNIVDAFWLSQYSPIFVSVPRQIWPTVMLFQALAMALGAANQALISQYVGAEMYDEAAEAVKQYITVSTSFGIFFGLAYYLLRPLMFGTVTSVPQELYDAVMQYSGIIAFDLSASYFVLCFSTILQSIGDTRTPSIVNAVSALLNVVLDPLMIMGMWIFPRMGVAGAAIATVLSRAVGGAILVYATTKRFPFIKKMFTRDIDSFWLKSVIRIGTPVLAMNILNSLAFTFQLRLINMFGVVAASAWGIGFTVIDVADAALFGLTQATAIAVGQCLGAEKIDKAKHYAKMSILVVASSVAVGALVVYNIRRGIISLFLTLEDPVSSNIYRETENFLTYALSTLPFFGLFFVGMSVGRGSGHTLYPTIIGIVRLWAIRILLGYILSQYMGSTGIWIAFALSNIFSGIASVAWVSKGSWTKPVIRKHELM
- a CDS encoding aldo/keto reductase gives rise to the protein MKYVRISHNSGLKVSVLCLGTWYLPRSNTKDSFGIYEVDVDGTKRLLKKVIDAGINFIDTANRYHGAVAPVPLTHVGYVEKLLGKLLKELNVDRESLVIATKVGGDMASWPNGTGLSRKHVMWQIRESLSRLQMSYVDIYYAHRFDPETPKREVMSTFNDLVRMGLVRYIGMSNIPAPDLVEYQMIADEYGYEPITVLQYRYNWLDRSIESDIIPVAKRFGMGLAVYSPLAQGLLTGKYVDVKTGKWVIPPGSRGEISEGLRTMFTDENLKKLIKFVEFAQSKGVTPTQLAIAWILKKSEEFNTPIIPIIGATKENHIDEAVEALKVNLTSDDMKALDEISKQS